Proteins from a genomic interval of Nematostella vectensis chromosome 12, jaNemVect1.1, whole genome shotgun sequence:
- the LOC5520270 gene encoding signal peptide, CUB and EGF-like domain-containing protein 2 isoform X1: MRARLSSLLCCVVLASISLPFGNARGVCVPGCSPNAQCVAISGRNECVCMPGFQGDGFTCEDIDECTNKTDDCDANALCTNVPGLYVCRCLKGFEGDGKTCIDVDECAGGTAMCALEASCLNTLGSFRCNCMEGYTGDGKTSQDIDECTNKTDDCDANALCTNVPGLYVCRCLKGFEGDGKTCIDVDECAGGTEMCALEASCLNTLGSFRCNCMEGYTGDGKTCQDIDECTNETDDCDANALCTNVPGLYVCRCLRGFEGDGKTCIRTVNAIVNARSGQ, translated from the exons ATGAGAGCTCGTTTGAGTTCTTTGCTCTGTTGTGTTGTACTAGCAAGTATTTCGCTTCCTTTTGGAAACG CTCGAGGTGTGTGTGTACCCGGATGTAGTCCTAACGCGCAGTGTGTCGCCATCAGCGGCCGCAATGAGTGTGTCTGCATGCCCGGTTTCCAAGGAGATGGCTTTACTTGTGAAG ACATCGATGAGTGCACCAATAAGACGGATGACTGTGATGCCAATGCGCTGTGCACCAATGTTCCTGGTTTATACGTCTGTCGCTGTCTCAAGGGATTCGAAGGCGATGGCAAGACTTGCATCG ACGTGGATGAATGCGCTGGTGGCACGGCGATGTGTGCCTTGGAGGCTTCATGTCTGAACACACTCGGCTCGTTCAGATGCAATTGCATGGAAGGCTACACCGGTGATGGCAAAACAAGCCAAG ACATCGATGAGTGTACCAATAAGACGGATGACTGTGATGCCAACGCGCTGTGCACCAATGTTCCTGGTTTATACGTCTGTCGCTGTCTCAAGGGATTCGAAGGCGATGGCAAGACCTGCATCG ACGTGGATGAATGCGCTGGTGGCACGGAGATGTGTGCCTTGGAGGCTTCATGTCTGAACACACTCGGCTCGTTCAGATGCAATTGCATGGAAGGCTACACCGGTGATGGCAAAACATGTCAAG ACATCGATGAGTGCACCAATGAGACGGATGACTGTGATGCCAACGCGCTGTGCACCAATGTCCCTGGTTTATACGTCTGTCGCTGTCTCAGGGGATTCGAAGGCGATGGCAAGACCTGCATCCGTACCGTAAATGCTATAGTAAACGCCAGGAGCGGTCAATAG
- the LOC5520270 gene encoding fibrillin-1 isoform X2, whose translation MPGFQGDGFTCEDIDECTNKTDDCDANALCTNVPGLYVCRCLKGFEGDGKTCIDVDECAGGTAMCALEASCLNTLGSFRCNCMEGYTGDGKTSQDIDECTNKTDDCDANALCTNVPGLYVCRCLKGFEGDGKTCIDVDECAGGTEMCALEASCLNTLGSFRCNCMEGYTGDGKTCQDIDECTNETDDCDANALCTNVPGLYVCRCLRGFEGDGKTCIRTVNAIVNARSGQ comes from the exons ATGCCCGGTTTCCAAGGAGATGGCTTTACTTGTGAAG ACATCGATGAGTGCACCAATAAGACGGATGACTGTGATGCCAATGCGCTGTGCACCAATGTTCCTGGTTTATACGTCTGTCGCTGTCTCAAGGGATTCGAAGGCGATGGCAAGACTTGCATCG ACGTGGATGAATGCGCTGGTGGCACGGCGATGTGTGCCTTGGAGGCTTCATGTCTGAACACACTCGGCTCGTTCAGATGCAATTGCATGGAAGGCTACACCGGTGATGGCAAAACAAGCCAAG ACATCGATGAGTGTACCAATAAGACGGATGACTGTGATGCCAACGCGCTGTGCACCAATGTTCCTGGTTTATACGTCTGTCGCTGTCTCAAGGGATTCGAAGGCGATGGCAAGACCTGCATCG ACGTGGATGAATGCGCTGGTGGCACGGAGATGTGTGCCTTGGAGGCTTCATGTCTGAACACACTCGGCTCGTTCAGATGCAATTGCATGGAAGGCTACACCGGTGATGGCAAAACATGTCAAG ACATCGATGAGTGCACCAATGAGACGGATGACTGTGATGCCAACGCGCTGTGCACCAATGTCCCTGGTTTATACGTCTGTCGCTGTCTCAGGGGATTCGAAGGCGATGGCAAGACCTGCATCCGTACCGTAAATGCTATAGTAAACGCCAGGAGCGGTCAATAG